Proteins found in one Chaetodon auriga isolate fChaAug3 chromosome 12, fChaAug3.hap1, whole genome shotgun sequence genomic segment:
- the cables1 gene encoding CDK5 and ABL1 enzyme substrate 1 isoform X1, which produces MAAATSSNTATLQIKHSSIEHTRKRIDPRRRQAALSFLSNISLDGRPVQDDADHQNEDDNSLEARTRQSLVSPERSAYGAAGAAGAAAAAAAAAAAATTTAAQALAFANQALLSSSRASFGTGPAAAPAGSDADVDAFVPSMFSSPFSAVPASTRGRLQTYTQGILPAPYSRQAPQSYSLEGGQIANSAIELQRSRRRLISQRSSLETLEDIEENAPLRRCRTLSGSPRPKSFKKIHFIKNMRQHDMRNGRIVLISGRRSFYSVFSVLPYRDCSQAGDVKLEGGRQRHPSGGVSAKEMVIGLEGVELGADGKTVSYTQFLYPTYVLGGRRNTIDSTSSFSQSRNASHRSLSLGRANSNQSSLDTGNDLGDFREYDPNLLDDPQWPCGKHKRVLIFPSYMTTVIEYVKPSDLKKDMNETFKEKFPHIRLTLSKIRSLKREIRKLAQDECGYEEPTVAMAFVYFEKLVLQGKLNKQNRKLCAGACVLLAAKIGGDLKKHEVKLLIDKLEERFRVNRRELIAFEFPVLVALEFNLHLPEHEIMPHYRRLLQAS; this is translated from the exons ATGGCGGCTGCCACGAGCAGCAACACAGCCACGCTACAGATCAAGCACTCCAGTATCGAGCATACGCGGAAACGCATAGACCCGAGGAGGAGGCAAGCGGCGCTGTCTTTtctcagcaacatttctctGGATGGACGACCCGTGCAAGACGATGCAGACCACCAAAACGAAGACGATAACTCGCTCGAAGCTAGGACTAGACAGAGCCTGGTTTCTCCGGAGCGCTCGGCGTACGGGGCGGCTGGCGCCgccggagctgctgctgctgctgctgcggcggcggcggcggcgacCACCACGGCCGCCCAGGCGCTCGCTTTTGCAAACCAggctctcctctccagcagtCGGGCCAGTTTTGGGACGGGTCCCGCAGCTGCCCCGGCCGGTTCGGACGCGGACGTCGACGCGTTCGTGCCCTCCATGTTCAGCTCGCCTTTCTCGGCGGTCCCAGCCTCGACTAGAGGGAGGCTGCAGACGTACACTCAGGGAATCCTACCTGCCCCCTACTCCAGGCAAGCTCCCCAGAGCTACAGCCTGGAGGGCGGACAGATAGCCAACTCAGCGATAGAGCTGCAGAGATCAAg ACGAAGGCTCATCTCTCAGCGCTCTTCGCTTGAAACACTAGAGGACATAGAGGAGAATGCTCCTCTACGCAG ATGCCGAACCCTATCGGGTTCACCCCGACCAAAGAGCTTCAAGAAGATCCACTTCATAAAGAACATGAGGCAACACGATATGCGCAATGGAAG gATAGTCCTTATCAGTGGCAGAAGATCCTTCTATAGTGTATTTTCTGTCCTGCCCTATCGAGATTGTAGCCAAGCAGG GGATGTAAAGCTGGAAGGAGGGCGTCAGCGGCACCCGTCGGGAGGCGTCAGTGCCAAGGAGATGGTGATCGGGCTGGAGGGAGTGGAGTTAGGAGCTGATGGAAAG ACTGTGTCCTACACCCAGTTCCTGTATCCCACTTATGTGCTGGGTGGCCGAAGAAACACCATCGACTCcacttcatctttctctcagtctcGTAACGCCAGCCATAGAAGCCTCAGTTTGGGCCGAGCCAACAGCAACCAGAGCAGCTTAGACACAG GGAATGACTTGGGGGACTTTCGGGAGTATGACCCCAATCTGCTGGATGACCCGCAGTGGCCTTGTGGAAAACACAAGAGAGTCCTGATCTTCCCCTCGTACATG acGACCGTCATTGAATACGTCAAACCCTCTGACCTCAAGAAGGACATGAACGAAACCTTCAAGGAGAAATTCCCCCACATAAGGCTGACGCTCAGCAAGATCAGGAG CTTGAAAAGGGAGATAAGAAAGTTGGCACAGGATGAATGCGGCTACGAGGAGCCCACGGTGGCCATGGCTTTCGTCTACTTCGAAAAGCTCGTTCTCCAAGGCAAACTGAACAAGCAGAATCGCAAACTCTGCGCTGGAGCCTGCGTCCTCCTGGCCGCCAAGATCGGCGGCGACCTCAAGAAACACGAGGTCAAGCTCCTGATCGAC AAACTGGAAGAGAGGTTCCGAGTGAACCGCAGAGAGCTGATTGCCTTCGAGTTCCCCGTCCTGGTGGCGTTAGAGTTCAACCTGCACCTGCCAGAGCACGAGATCATGCCCCACTACAGACGCCTGCTGCAGGCCTCCTAG
- the cables1 gene encoding CDK5 and ABL1 enzyme substrate 1 isoform X2: MAAATSSNTATLQIKHSSIEHTRKRIDPRRRQAALSFLSNISLDGRPVQDDADHQNEDDNSLEARTRQSLVSPERSAYGAAGAAGAAAAAAAAAAAATTTAAQALAFANQALLSSSRASFGTGPAAAPAGSDADVDAFVPSMFSSPFSAVPASTRGRLQTYTQGILPAPYSRQAPQSYSLEGGQIANSAIELQRSRRRLISQRSSLETLEDIEENAPLRRCRTLSGSPRPKSFKKIHFIKNMRQHDMRNGRDVKLEGGRQRHPSGGVSAKEMVIGLEGVELGADGKTVSYTQFLYPTYVLGGRRNTIDSTSSFSQSRNASHRSLSLGRANSNQSSLDTGNDLGDFREYDPNLLDDPQWPCGKHKRVLIFPSYMTTVIEYVKPSDLKKDMNETFKEKFPHIRLTLSKIRSLKREIRKLAQDECGYEEPTVAMAFVYFEKLVLQGKLNKQNRKLCAGACVLLAAKIGGDLKKHEVKLLIDKLEERFRVNRRELIAFEFPVLVALEFNLHLPEHEIMPHYRRLLQAS, from the exons ATGGCGGCTGCCACGAGCAGCAACACAGCCACGCTACAGATCAAGCACTCCAGTATCGAGCATACGCGGAAACGCATAGACCCGAGGAGGAGGCAAGCGGCGCTGTCTTTtctcagcaacatttctctGGATGGACGACCCGTGCAAGACGATGCAGACCACCAAAACGAAGACGATAACTCGCTCGAAGCTAGGACTAGACAGAGCCTGGTTTCTCCGGAGCGCTCGGCGTACGGGGCGGCTGGCGCCgccggagctgctgctgctgctgctgcggcggcggcggcggcgacCACCACGGCCGCCCAGGCGCTCGCTTTTGCAAACCAggctctcctctccagcagtCGGGCCAGTTTTGGGACGGGTCCCGCAGCTGCCCCGGCCGGTTCGGACGCGGACGTCGACGCGTTCGTGCCCTCCATGTTCAGCTCGCCTTTCTCGGCGGTCCCAGCCTCGACTAGAGGGAGGCTGCAGACGTACACTCAGGGAATCCTACCTGCCCCCTACTCCAGGCAAGCTCCCCAGAGCTACAGCCTGGAGGGCGGACAGATAGCCAACTCAGCGATAGAGCTGCAGAGATCAAg ACGAAGGCTCATCTCTCAGCGCTCTTCGCTTGAAACACTAGAGGACATAGAGGAGAATGCTCCTCTACGCAG ATGCCGAACCCTATCGGGTTCACCCCGACCAAAGAGCTTCAAGAAGATCCACTTCATAAAGAACATGAGGCAACACGATATGCGCAATGGAAG GGATGTAAAGCTGGAAGGAGGGCGTCAGCGGCACCCGTCGGGAGGCGTCAGTGCCAAGGAGATGGTGATCGGGCTGGAGGGAGTGGAGTTAGGAGCTGATGGAAAG ACTGTGTCCTACACCCAGTTCCTGTATCCCACTTATGTGCTGGGTGGCCGAAGAAACACCATCGACTCcacttcatctttctctcagtctcGTAACGCCAGCCATAGAAGCCTCAGTTTGGGCCGAGCCAACAGCAACCAGAGCAGCTTAGACACAG GGAATGACTTGGGGGACTTTCGGGAGTATGACCCCAATCTGCTGGATGACCCGCAGTGGCCTTGTGGAAAACACAAGAGAGTCCTGATCTTCCCCTCGTACATG acGACCGTCATTGAATACGTCAAACCCTCTGACCTCAAGAAGGACATGAACGAAACCTTCAAGGAGAAATTCCCCCACATAAGGCTGACGCTCAGCAAGATCAGGAG CTTGAAAAGGGAGATAAGAAAGTTGGCACAGGATGAATGCGGCTACGAGGAGCCCACGGTGGCCATGGCTTTCGTCTACTTCGAAAAGCTCGTTCTCCAAGGCAAACTGAACAAGCAGAATCGCAAACTCTGCGCTGGAGCCTGCGTCCTCCTGGCCGCCAAGATCGGCGGCGACCTCAAGAAACACGAGGTCAAGCTCCTGATCGAC AAACTGGAAGAGAGGTTCCGAGTGAACCGCAGAGAGCTGATTGCCTTCGAGTTCCCCGTCCTGGTGGCGTTAGAGTTCAACCTGCACCTGCCAGAGCACGAGATCATGCCCCACTACAGACGCCTGCTGCAGGCCTCCTAG